In Nitrospira sp., the following proteins share a genomic window:
- the topA gene encoding type I DNA topoisomerase, producing MAKSLIVVESPAKAKTITKYLGRGYTVMASVGHVKDLPTSKLGVDLDDDFKPHYVTIKGKAKVLADIKKKAEEVDKVYLAPDPDREGEAIAWHIAEELGGGKKPKGKKKPADQKIFRVRFNEITESAIKRALQSPGEIDMKLVNAQQARRVLDRVVGYQGSQLLWKKVRRGLSMGRVQSVAVKLICDRELEREAFRAEEYWSITTTLAGKNPPPFDARLHSFNGQDAVVPSREVAEKIVADVQGKTFAVQSIERKEKRRNPVAPFITSRLQQEASRKLRFTARKTMTLAQQLYEGMEIGKEGPVGLITYMRTDSPRISAEATEDVRQIIRERFGAEYLPGTPNVYKTQKAAQEAHEAIRPTSAHRDPESVKQFMDRDHYQLYKLIWNRFVASQMSPAVMEVTRVDCVPQATKERYVFRANGTVVKFPGHLAVYMEGQDAELTEQSRKADQENEEAERQLPVLAEGEKLKLMQQDGQTVPGIVPKQHFTQPPPRYNEALLIKELEEKGIGRPSTYAAIISTIQDRKYVEKIEGRFIPTETGKTVNDFLIKGFPDILNVDFTSLMEKELDEVEEGEKPWVKAVRDFYGPFAKDMEKAKDIAGPKDIVEPPTNIACEKCGRMMEIKWGRNGKFLACPGYKEDPPCRNTQNFERLPDGTVKIIAKQDMTTDEKCEKCGSPMVIKIGRFGKFMACSAYPNCKTTKAIPLGVKCPQDGGNLVQKRSKKGRTFYACANYPNCEFALWDKPVNKVCPNCKAPFLVEKISKQSGTSIQCRNQDCGYKEAG from the coding sequence ATGGCAAAGTCGCTCATCGTTGTCGAGTCCCCGGCGAAAGCCAAGACCATCACTAAGTATCTGGGGCGCGGTTATACGGTCATGGCTTCGGTTGGCCACGTGAAGGATCTGCCGACGAGCAAGCTCGGCGTGGATCTCGACGACGACTTCAAGCCGCACTACGTCACTATCAAAGGCAAGGCCAAGGTGCTGGCCGACATCAAGAAAAAAGCTGAGGAAGTGGACAAAGTCTACCTGGCGCCCGACCCGGATCGAGAGGGCGAGGCCATTGCCTGGCACATTGCTGAGGAACTCGGAGGCGGAAAAAAGCCCAAGGGTAAAAAGAAGCCAGCCGACCAGAAGATCTTCCGTGTCCGCTTCAACGAAATCACTGAATCCGCCATCAAGCGCGCGTTGCAGTCGCCTGGTGAAATCGACATGAAGCTGGTCAATGCGCAGCAGGCCCGCCGGGTGCTGGATCGCGTTGTCGGCTATCAAGGCAGCCAGCTGCTCTGGAAGAAGGTGCGCCGCGGGCTCAGCATGGGCCGTGTCCAGTCCGTGGCGGTGAAGCTGATCTGTGACCGCGAGCTGGAGCGCGAAGCCTTCCGGGCGGAGGAATACTGGTCCATCACCACCACGCTGGCCGGTAAGAACCCGCCGCCGTTTGACGCGCGCCTGCACAGCTTCAACGGCCAGGATGCAGTTGTCCCGTCACGCGAAGTGGCTGAGAAAATCGTGGCCGACGTTCAGGGCAAGACTTTCGCGGTGCAATCCATCGAGCGGAAGGAAAAGCGACGCAACCCGGTCGCGCCCTTCATCACCAGCCGTCTGCAGCAGGAAGCGTCGCGCAAGCTTCGGTTTACGGCTCGCAAAACGATGACGCTTGCCCAGCAGCTTTATGAAGGGATGGAAATCGGCAAGGAAGGACCGGTTGGGCTGATCACTTATATGCGTACCGACTCGCCCCGCATCTCTGCTGAAGCAACGGAAGATGTGCGGCAGATCATCCGCGAGCGGTTTGGGGCTGAGTACCTGCCAGGGACGCCCAACGTATACAAAACGCAGAAGGCAGCACAGGAGGCGCACGAAGCGATCCGTCCGACTTCCGCGCATCGCGATCCCGAATCCGTGAAACAGTTCATGGATCGCGATCACTATCAGCTCTACAAGCTAATCTGGAACCGGTTCGTCGCGTCACAAATGTCGCCGGCCGTGATGGAAGTGACGCGGGTGGACTGTGTGCCGCAGGCCACGAAAGAGCGGTATGTCTTTCGAGCCAACGGGACGGTGGTGAAATTCCCCGGCCATCTCGCGGTCTATATGGAAGGCCAGGACGCCGAGCTCACCGAGCAGAGCCGCAAGGCAGACCAGGAGAACGAAGAGGCCGAACGACAACTGCCGGTACTGGCCGAAGGTGAAAAGCTCAAGCTAATGCAGCAGGACGGCCAGACGGTCCCGGGCATCGTGCCCAAACAGCACTTCACCCAGCCGCCCCCGCGCTACAACGAGGCCCTGCTGATCAAGGAGTTGGAGGAGAAGGGCATTGGTCGCCCCTCGACTTACGCAGCGATCATTTCAACCATCCAGGACCGCAAGTATGTCGAGAAGATCGAGGGCCGGTTCATCCCGACCGAGACGGGCAAGACTGTCAACGATTTTCTCATCAAGGGCTTTCCGGACATTCTGAACGTGGACTTCACCTCGCTGATGGAAAAGGAGCTCGACGAGGTGGAGGAAGGGGAGAAGCCCTGGGTGAAGGCCGTGCGGGACTTCTACGGGCCCTTTGCCAAGGACATGGAGAAGGCCAAGGACATTGCGGGCCCCAAGGATATCGTCGAGCCGCCGACCAACATCGCTTGCGAAAAGTGCGGACGGATGATGGAAATCAAGTGGGGGCGAAACGGCAAGTTTCTTGCCTGCCCGGGCTATAAAGAGGATCCGCCTTGCCGGAACACGCAAAACTTCGAGCGGCTGCCGGACGGTACGGTGAAGATCATCGCCAAGCAGGACATGACCACTGATGAGAAGTGCGAGAAATGCGGCTCGCCGATGGTGATCAAGATCGGTCGGTTCGGCAAGTTCATGGCCTGCTCGGCCTATCCGAACTGCAAGACGACCAAAGCCATTCCGCTCGGTGTCAAATGCCCACAGGATGGCGGCAACCTTGTCCAGAAACGCAGCAAGAAGGGCCGCACCTTCTACGCCTGCGCCAACTATCCCAACTGCGAGTTCGCGCTCTGGGACAAGCCCGTCAACAAAGTCTGCCCCAACTGCAAGGCGCCGTTCCTGGTCGAGAAGATTAGTAAACAGAGCGGCACCAGCATCCAGTGTCGCAACCAGGACTGCGGCTACAAGGAAGCCGGCTGA